From one Candidatus Sulfotelmatobacter sp. genomic stretch:
- a CDS encoding TonB-dependent receptor — protein MTPLRAPRRVAIAGLAWFAWLVAAPAGAAEVRGTVLDAGGKPIEYATVSVPELKRGAAADEQGRFALDLPAGRHVLQVAQLGYQSAHVTVDVAAAPVQVNVTLKNEPIPLAEVAVTASAFGKTGKGEGATLRRMDVYTTPGGAADVFQSLRTLPGINAPAEGAAIYTRGGPPDETLIRLDGGDLGHPYHYENASGGLFSSIETYMLRSAFFSSGGFSSKYGGVMSGVLDMETQDPLNLRTVSASANLAGLGASTSWAIVPDRLSFIGSTRYSDPSLLFKLYGSSREYEQDPRGEDAAAKLLWRYSRTGRAALLYLDSGDRTDMFVNFLNYKEPYSNRARNQLGALQFSDAIGATLAIRGQVSGQFWKRDWELAQFGGSSSERNAQANVDATWSASSGHELSFGANLRRRAAEIDKEVPADSTDYAPGAPTRTYSSRPLLDAPGFYLEDKLRVFGPVYATLGGRVDYASNAPVWTVDPRASLAWRVDDRQIVRLAAGRYHQPPLPEYQDPSYGNPTLGPMRADHLIAGYEWLSEHTNIRVEIYDKRYRDLITNDSLSYYANGGHGYARGVDVFAKGNVKWLSGWVSYGYLDSRRMEFSNPREVPASYGVRHSITLVSTYQYNSAWSLGARYSASSGRPYTPIVGGTYDPARDIWHPIQAEDNSGLMPAYNRLDVRLTRLFSMPAGLGFPASGVCVAYCEALNVLGIANVLDYTYNFDYSERSPESSYFDRRMLVFGVGLSW, from the coding sequence GTGACACCGCTTCGCGCGCCGCGCCGTGTCGCGATCGCGGGCCTCGCGTGGTTCGCGTGGCTCGTCGCCGCGCCGGCCGGTGCGGCCGAGGTCCGCGGCACCGTGCTCGATGCCGGCGGCAAACCGATCGAGTACGCGACCGTCAGCGTGCCGGAACTCAAACGCGGCGCCGCCGCCGACGAGCAAGGCCGATTCGCGCTCGATCTGCCGGCCGGCCGGCACGTGCTGCAGGTCGCGCAGCTCGGTTATCAGAGCGCGCACGTCACCGTGGACGTCGCCGCTGCGCCCGTGCAGGTGAACGTCACACTCAAGAACGAACCAATCCCGCTCGCCGAGGTTGCGGTCACCGCCTCGGCATTCGGGAAGACCGGCAAGGGCGAAGGGGCAACGCTGCGGCGCATGGATGTCTACACCACGCCGGGCGGCGCTGCCGACGTGTTCCAGTCGCTGCGCACGCTGCCCGGCATCAACGCTCCGGCGGAGGGCGCCGCGATCTACACGCGCGGCGGCCCACCCGACGAGACCCTGATCCGGCTGGATGGCGGGGACCTCGGCCACCCCTACCACTACGAGAACGCTTCGGGCGGGCTGTTCAGCAGCATCGAGACCTACATGCTGCGCAGCGCCTTCTTCTCGAGCGGGGGCTTCTCGTCGAAATACGGCGGCGTGATGTCGGGGGTTCTCGACATGGAAACGCAGGACCCGCTCAACCTGCGCACCGTCTCGGCCAGCGCCAATCTGGCCGGCCTCGGCGCCTCGACCAGCTGGGCGATCGTCCCGGACCGTCTCAGCTTCATCGGATCCACGCGTTACTCGGATCCGAGCCTGCTGTTCAAGCTCTACGGCAGCTCCCGAGAGTACGAACAGGACCCCCGCGGCGAAGATGCCGCCGCCAAGCTGCTGTGGCGATACTCCAGGACCGGACGCGCGGCCCTGCTCTACCTCGACTCGGGCGATCGGACCGACATGTTCGTCAATTTTCTCAACTACAAGGAGCCCTATTCGAATCGCGCGCGCAATCAGCTCGGCGCGCTCCAGTTCTCGGACGCGATCGGCGCGACACTCGCCATTCGCGGCCAGGTATCGGGACAGTTCTGGAAGCGCGACTGGGAGCTCGCTCAATTCGGCGGCAGCAGCAGCGAGCGCAACGCCCAGGCCAACGTGGACGCCACCTGGTCGGCGAGCTCCGGACACGAGCTGTCGTTCGGAGCCAATCTTCGCCGCCGCGCCGCGGAGATCGACAAGGAGGTGCCGGCCGACAGCACCGACTACGCGCCCGGCGCTCCCACGCGCACCTACTCGAGCCGCCCGTTGCTCGACGCCCCCGGCTTCTACCTGGAGGACAAGCTGCGGGTGTTCGGGCCGGTCTACGCCACGCTCGGTGGCCGCGTCGACTACGCTTCGAATGCTCCGGTGTGGACGGTGGACCCGCGCGCCTCACTGGCGTGGCGCGTCGACGACCGGCAGATCGTGCGACTGGCGGCCGGGCGCTATCACCAGCCGCCGCTTCCCGAATACCAGGACCCGAGCTACGGCAATCCCACACTGGGGCCCATGCGCGCCGACCATCTGATCGCCGGCTACGAGTGGCTCTCGGAGCACACCAACATCCGCGTCGAGATCTACGACAAGCGCTATCGGGATCTCATCACCAACGACTCGCTCAGCTATTACGCGAACGGCGGGCACGGCTACGCGCGGGGCGTCGACGTGTTCGCCAAGGGCAACGTCAAGTGGCTCTCGGGATGGGTGTCGTACGGCTACCTCGATTCGCGTCGCATGGAATTCTCGAACCCGCGCGAGGTGCCGGCCTCCTACGGGGTCCGCCACTCGATCACGCTGGTGAGCACCTACCAGTACAACTCGGCCTGGTCGCTCGGAGCGCGCTACTCGGCATCGAGCGGAAGGCCGTACACACCGATCGTGGGTGGCACCTACGATCCGGCGCGCGACATCTGGCATCCGATCCAGGCCGAGGACAATTCGGGGCTCATGCCGGCCTACAACCGGCTGGACGTGCGACTCACGCGCCTGTTCTCGATGCCGGCAGGGCTGGGCTTCCCGGCCAGCGGCGTGTGCGTGGCCTACTGCGAGGCGCTCAACGTGCTCGGCATCGCCAACGTGCTCGATTACACCTACAACTTCGACTATTCGGAGCGCTCGCCGGAATCCTCGTACTTCGACCGCCGCATGCTGGTGTTCGGCGTCGGCCTGTCGTGGTAA
- a CDS encoding LytTR family DNA-binding domain-containing protein, with translation MSETLRVLVVDDEALARARARRMLEEIDGVTLAGEAGSADEARRFLARQDVDVMLLDIQMPGEDAFSLLASIQRRPAVIFSTAFDQYAVRAFEENAVDYLLKPYRRERLEAALERARRELRNPEDLSRRLSEMLASLKGASSPHLERFTVRIGQRQLILRAEDVMWFGAEDKLVFAATEKDRHYVNFTLDQLEQRLDPRKFARVHRSAIVNLDWAAALRPGFAGTWRLQLRDAARTEVPVSRARARPLRERLGA, from the coding sequence GTGAGCGAAACCCTGCGCGTGCTGGTGGTGGACGACGAGGCGCTGGCGCGCGCCCGCGCCAGGCGCATGCTGGAGGAAATCGACGGCGTCACGCTGGCCGGGGAGGCGGGCTCGGCCGACGAGGCGCGCCGGTTCCTCGCCCGGCAGGACGTCGACGTGATGTTGCTCGACATCCAGATGCCCGGCGAGGACGCGTTCTCGCTGCTGGCCAGTATCCAGCGGCGCCCGGCCGTGATCTTCAGCACGGCGTTCGATCAGTACGCGGTGCGAGCGTTCGAAGAGAACGCGGTGGATTACCTGCTCAAGCCCTATCGCCGCGAACGCCTCGAGGCGGCGCTCGAGCGCGCTCGGCGCGAGCTGCGGAACCCCGAGGATCTCTCCCGCCGGCTGAGCGAGATGCTGGCCAGCCTGAAAGGCGCCTCGAGCCCGCATCTCGAGCGGTTCACGGTGCGGATCGGCCAGCGCCAGCTGATCCTGCGCGCCGAGGACGTGATGTGGTTCGGCGCCGAGGACAAGCTGGTGTTCGCCGCCACCGAAAAGGATCGGCATTACGTGAACTTCACGCTCGATCAGCTCGAGCAACGGCTCGATCCCCGCAAGTTCGCGCGCGTTCACCGTTCGGCGATCGTGAATCTCGACTGGGCGGCCGCGCTCCGCCCGGGCTTCGCCGGCACCTGGCGGCTACAGCTCCGCGACGCCGCGCGCACCGAGGTCCCGGTGAGCCGCGCGCGCGCCCGCCCGCTGCGCGAGCGACTCGGCGCCTGA
- the pdxH gene encoding pyridoxamine 5'-phosphate oxidase, protein MRHDSPHAEVLHPLDPRQFAADPLVQFERWYALANEAAVAEPDAMALATATPDGRPSLRWVLFKGIVRGGFSFYTHYRSRKGGDLAANPRAALGFYWEPLGRQVRVEGSVERLPAADSDAYFRTRPPGSRLSAAISPQSQVIPDRLELERRVAELETRHPHGDIPRPEDWGGYRVTPDAIEFWQQRPNRLHDRLRYVRGAEAWRLERLAP, encoded by the coding sequence ATGCGCCACGACTCACCCCACGCCGAGGTGCTGCACCCGCTGGATCCGCGCCAGTTCGCCGCGGATCCGCTGGTCCAGTTCGAGCGCTGGTACGCCCTGGCGAACGAGGCCGCGGTCGCCGAGCCCGACGCCATGGCGCTCGCCACGGCGACCCCGGATGGCCGGCCGTCGCTTCGCTGGGTCCTGTTCAAGGGCATCGTCCGCGGCGGATTCAGCTTCTACACCCACTACCGGAGCCGAAAGGGCGGCGATCTCGCCGCCAATCCGCGCGCGGCTCTCGGCTTCTACTGGGAGCCACTCGGGCGTCAGGTGCGCGTCGAAGGATCGGTCGAACGACTGCCGGCCGCCGATTCCGACGCTTACTTCCGGACTCGGCCACCCGGAAGTCGGTTGAGCGCCGCCATCTCGCCGCAAAGCCAGGTCATCCCGGACCGGCTGGAGCTCGAGCGTCGCGTCGCCGAGCTCGAGACGCGGCACCCGCACGGGGATATTCCACGCCCGGAGGACTGGGGCGGATATCGAGTGACGCCCGATGCGATCGAGTTCTGGCAACAGCGCCCGAACCGACTTCACGATCGCCTGCGCTACGTTCGCGGCGCCGAAGCCTGGCGCCTGGAGCGGCTCGCGCCCTGA
- the ggt gene encoding gamma-glutamyltransferase, producing MSAALDQTTFAARGAATRSVVWAPHGMVCAAQPLAVQVGLDVLKQGGTAVDAAIAVNACLGLMEPTSNGLGGDLFAMIWDPKQGRLIGLNGSGRAPLSLTIDRVRAAARADTIPLYSPLSWTVPGDCDAWFALHERYGRLPMAKLLAPAIQYAEQGFPLSPVIASDWERGVRAFGDKPGFSDVFMPVPPGGGPRRAPREGETFRNPALAKTLRVIAEKGRDGFYKGPIAQAIVTFSQKNGGFFSLEDFARHHSEWVEPISTTYHGSTVWELPPNGQGLAALEMLNLLENFDLKGMGRESADFWHVMVECKKLAFADRARYYADPEFVKTPVAQLLSKDYARQRARLVDPKHAASADAPGEVTALQQGETTYFCTADASGMMVSIIQSNYTGFGSGYCVPELGFGLQDRGGQFSLDPSHPNALQPGKRPFHTIIPAFLTRPDGARMAFGLMGGDMQPQGHAQIVVDLVDFGMNLQEAGDAIRFHHTGSSDPDGHVMKDGGVLHLEDGLPGPVIDELRRRGHRIEPEGVAGYGGYQAIWRDPVSGNYAGATERRKDGCALGY from the coding sequence ATGAGCGCCGCCCTCGATCAGACCACTTTCGCCGCCCGGGGAGCCGCCACGCGCTCGGTGGTCTGGGCGCCGCACGGCATGGTGTGTGCCGCACAGCCGCTGGCGGTGCAGGTGGGGCTCGACGTGCTCAAGCAAGGGGGCACGGCCGTCGATGCCGCGATCGCGGTCAACGCCTGTCTCGGCCTGATGGAGCCCACTTCGAACGGGCTCGGCGGTGATCTCTTCGCCATGATCTGGGATCCGAAGCAGGGCAGGCTGATCGGCCTCAATGGCTCCGGTCGAGCGCCGCTCTCGCTCACCATCGACCGGGTGAGGGCCGCCGCGCGCGCCGACACGATTCCGCTCTATTCGCCGCTCTCCTGGACGGTGCCCGGGGATTGCGACGCCTGGTTCGCCCTCCACGAGCGCTATGGCAGGCTGCCGATGGCGAAGCTGCTGGCCCCGGCGATCCAGTACGCCGAGCAGGGCTTCCCGCTCTCACCCGTGATCGCGTCGGATTGGGAACGCGGCGTGCGCGCGTTCGGCGACAAGCCGGGCTTCTCCGACGTGTTCATGCCGGTGCCGCCCGGCGGCGGGCCGCGCCGAGCGCCGCGCGAGGGCGAGACCTTCCGGAATCCCGCGCTCGCGAAGACCCTGCGCGTCATCGCCGAGAAGGGGCGCGATGGATTCTACAAGGGGCCGATCGCTCAGGCGATCGTGACGTTCTCTCAGAAGAACGGCGGCTTCTTCTCGCTCGAGGATTTCGCCCGCCACCACTCCGAGTGGGTCGAGCCGATCTCCACCACCTATCACGGCTCCACGGTCTGGGAGCTGCCTCCGAACGGGCAGGGACTGGCGGCGCTCGAGATGCTCAACCTGCTCGAGAACTTCGATCTCAAGGGCATGGGCCGCGAATCCGCCGACTTCTGGCACGTGATGGTGGAGTGCAAGAAGCTGGCGTTCGCTGATCGCGCCCGCTACTACGCCGATCCGGAGTTCGTGAAGACCCCGGTGGCGCAGTTGCTGTCGAAGGACTACGCGCGTCAGCGGGCGAGGCTCGTGGACCCGAAGCACGCCGCCAGCGCCGACGCGCCAGGCGAGGTCACCGCGCTGCAGCAGGGCGAGACCACCTACTTCTGCACCGCCGACGCCAGCGGCATGATGGTCTCGATCATCCAGAGCAATTACACCGGCTTCGGCAGCGGCTACTGCGTGCCCGAGCTGGGATTCGGCCTGCAGGACCGCGGCGGACAGTTCTCGCTCGACCCGAGTCACCCCAACGCGCTCCAGCCGGGCAAGCGTCCGTTCCACACCATCATTCCGGCCTTCCTCACCCGCCCCGACGGCGCTCGCATGGCGTTCGGCCTGATGGGCGGCGACATGCAGCCGCAGGGGCACGCGCAGATCGTTGTCGACCTGGTGGATTTCGGCATGAACCTGCAGGAGGCCGGTGACGCGATCCGCTTCCACCACACCGGTTCCTCCGATCCCGACGGGCACGTCATGAAGGATGGCGGCGTGCTCCACCTCGAGGACGGCCTGCCCGGGCCGGTGATCGACGAGCTGAGGCGCCGCGGCCATCGAATCGAGCCGGAAGGGGTCGCGGGCTACGGTGGCTACCAGGCGATCTGGCGCGATCCCGTCAGCGGCAATTACGCCGGAGCCACCGAGAGGCGCAAGGACGGCTGCGCGCTGGGTTACTAG
- a CDS encoding histidine kinase gives MPTHPRPRDNALRGFVRMLWRQPLWAIPFALFFGTLYGSSRFSYLLAYQMSLIFAYCVGVALWATRYFVDPRLRTPERELQSNWTVGAWYAGMATLGSYVGAVIIHFTVMPGFLGGWRAVVTSGLFTLLFVALFSGISFAQHFYRQAVERARAVEQARAELAQAELRALRAQIHPHFLFNALNSIAALIAVDPRAAEETTTQLADVFRYTLRASGQEHVPLGDELEFLRTVLAIERTRFGERLKVVERIEPGLETLPVPSLLLQPLVENAVRHGLAPRTEGGTLTLTARRDHELLRITVEDDGLGMSPGAPARGTGFGLHSVRERLRVAGPPHRIELDSGPGRGTRIEITLPVQPSNASTPPNPRGEKSC, from the coding sequence ATGCCCACCCACCCGAGACCCCGAGACAACGCGCTGCGCGGTTTCGTCCGCATGCTGTGGCGCCAGCCGTTGTGGGCGATTCCGTTCGCGCTGTTCTTCGGCACGCTCTACGGCTCGAGTCGATTCAGCTACCTCCTCGCCTATCAGATGTCGCTGATCTTCGCCTATTGCGTGGGCGTGGCGCTGTGGGCGACCCGCTACTTCGTCGATCCGCGCCTGCGCACTCCCGAGCGCGAGCTGCAATCCAACTGGACCGTGGGCGCCTGGTACGCCGGGATGGCCACGCTCGGCTCGTACGTCGGGGCGGTGATCATCCACTTCACCGTGATGCCCGGCTTTCTGGGTGGCTGGCGCGCGGTCGTGACCTCGGGACTCTTCACGCTGCTGTTCGTGGCATTGTTCAGCGGCATTTCGTTCGCCCAGCATTTCTACCGCCAGGCAGTGGAGCGGGCACGCGCGGTGGAACAGGCACGCGCCGAGCTGGCCCAGGCCGAGCTGCGCGCGCTGCGCGCCCAGATCCATCCGCATTTCCTGTTCAACGCACTCAACTCCATCGCCGCGCTGATCGCGGTGGATCCCCGCGCCGCCGAGGAGACCACCACCCAGCTCGCCGACGTGTTTCGCTACACCCTGCGCGCCTCCGGTCAGGAGCACGTGCCGCTCGGCGACGAGCTCGAGTTCCTGCGCACGGTGCTGGCCATCGAGCGCACGCGCTTTGGCGAGCGTCTGAAGGTCGTCGAGCGCATCGAGCCCGGACTCGAGACCCTTCCGGTGCCGAGCCTGCTGCTCCAGCCGCTGGTGGAGAACGCGGTGCGTCACGGGCTGGCGCCGCGCACCGAGGGCGGCACGCTCACGCTCACCGCGCGACGCGATCACGAGCTGCTGCGAATCACGGTCGAGGACGACGGGCTCGGCATGAGCCCGGGCGCCCCGGCGCGGGGCACCGGCTTCGGCCTGCATTCGGTGCGCGAACGACTGCGTGTCGCGGGTCCGCCGCACCGCATCGAGCTCGACTCAGGACCCGGCCGCGGCACTCGCATCGAGATCACGCTTCCCGTCCAACCTTCGAATGCGTCCACACCACCCAACCCGCGAGGTGAGAAATCATGCTGA
- a CDS encoding HAMP domain-containing sensor histidine kinase, translating into MRLPLRSKLMLIAAAPLGLLAVATLWIVNRTVTEQVQHSIRDDLRRASAVFESMLSSRARTLEIESQTIAQDPKFFSVLTLPGGASDPELRATIAGVARDFNALTESDLFEVFNREGLEVASVGREALHDPSSVSLAREALTGRAQTGVVMDRDAHYQASATPVRAGGRVVGALLLGSRIGSDLAEQLRAFTRSEVSFFVGSAPTASTLEQQDQRAALIAALPELQSRDNDGAMGTIAEVRSPGSVLLTLARPIPLAPAGSRQTYVMQRSVGEETGYLRNIQLSLIALGVIVLVVAVLAGWVISERIVAPVQQIVRGAEAMERGDYEFPLDVRRDDEIGYLATRFRDMRQKQRAYVTNLEEVARVKSEFINLASHELRTPISVIQGFEELMIGESMGPITAQQRTALEAIRRSVSALSRVAENATRMAQIQSERLTLHLEDGDPTAVIGEALEAARAAAPERHLHLTARSDGRIPRLRFDRARLALAITNLITNGIRFTPDGGQVEVRSRWDGRALEISVRDTGVGIPPDRHASLFERGGVSHDVLKHHSSQTLEFNSAGIGFGLAIARGIVEAHGGTLRLESEVDRGSTFHMRLPLELAHDLQEAA; encoded by the coding sequence ATGCGCCTGCCGCTCCGCTCCAAGCTGATGCTGATCGCCGCGGCGCCGCTCGGGTTGCTGGCGGTGGCGACGCTGTGGATCGTGAACCGGACCGTGACCGAGCAGGTGCAGCACAGCATTCGCGACGATCTTCGGCGCGCCTCGGCGGTGTTCGAGAGCATGCTGTCGTCGCGCGCCCGCACGCTGGAAATCGAATCGCAGACCATCGCGCAGGATCCGAAGTTCTTCTCGGTCCTCACCCTTCCCGGCGGGGCCTCCGACCCCGAGCTGCGCGCGACCATCGCCGGGGTGGCGCGGGACTTCAACGCGCTCACCGAGAGCGATCTCTTCGAAGTGTTCAATCGCGAAGGGCTGGAGGTGGCCTCGGTCGGGCGCGAAGCGCTCCACGACCCCTCGTCGGTCTCGCTGGCGCGCGAAGCACTCACCGGCCGCGCGCAAACCGGCGTGGTGATGGACCGCGACGCCCACTATCAGGCCAGCGCCACGCCGGTCCGGGCCGGCGGGCGCGTGGTCGGCGCCCTGCTACTCGGTTCGCGGATCGGGTCGGATCTCGCCGAGCAGCTTCGGGCGTTCACGCGCAGCGAGGTGAGCTTCTTCGTCGGCAGCGCGCCTACCGCCAGCACGCTCGAGCAGCAGGATCAGCGCGCCGCCCTGATCGCCGCGCTCCCGGAGCTTCAGAGCCGCGACAACGACGGGGCGATGGGCACGATCGCCGAAGTGCGCTCGCCGGGCAGCGTGCTGCTGACGCTCGCGCGACCCATCCCCCTGGCGCCCGCCGGCAGCCGGCAGACCTATGTGATGCAGCGTTCGGTCGGCGAGGAGACCGGGTACCTCCGGAACATCCAGCTCAGCCTGATCGCGCTCGGGGTGATCGTGCTGGTGGTGGCGGTGCTGGCCGGCTGGGTGATCTCGGAACGAATCGTCGCGCCGGTCCAGCAGATCGTGCGGGGCGCCGAGGCCATGGAGCGCGGCGATTACGAATTCCCGCTCGACGTCCGGCGCGACGACGAGATCGGCTACCTCGCCACCCGCTTCCGCGACATGCGGCAGAAGCAGCGCGCCTACGTCACCAACCTCGAAGAGGTGGCGCGGGTCAAGTCCGAGTTCATCAATCTCGCTTCTCACGAGCTGCGCACGCCGATCAGCGTCATCCAGGGCTTCGAGGAGCTGATGATCGGCGAATCGATGGGTCCAATCACCGCTCAGCAGCGCACCGCGCTCGAGGCGATCCGGCGCAGCGTGTCGGCGCTGTCCCGGGTGGCCGAGAACGCCACCCGCATGGCGCAGATCCAGAGCGAGCGGCTGACCTTGCATCTCGAGGACGGAGATCCCACCGCGGTGATCGGCGAGGCGCTCGAGGCGGCGCGCGCCGCGGCACCCGAGCGGCACCTGCATCTCACCGCGCGCTCCGACGGGCGCATACCCCGGCTCCGATTCGATCGAGCGAGACTGGCGCTCGCCATCACCAACTTGATCACCAACGGCATCCGTTTCACGCCGGATGGCGGGCAGGTCGAAGTGCGCAGCCGCTGGGACGGGCGAGCGCTCGAGATCTCGGTGCGCGACACCGGCGTGGGCATCCCGCCCGACCGCCATGCCTCGCTGTTCGAACGCGGCGGCGTGAGCCACGACGTGCTCAAGCATCACTCGTCGCAGACGCTCGAATTCAATTCGGCCGGTATTGGCTTTGGACTCGCGATCGCGCGCGGCATCGTCGAGGCGCACGGCGGCACCCTGCGGCTCGAGAGTGAAGTGGACCGCGGCAGCACCTTTCACATGCGCCTGCCGCTCGAATTGGCGCACGATCTCCAGGAGGCGGCATGA
- a CDS encoding acyl-CoA dehydrogenase family protein yields the protein MSRFTGVDFYEIDSLLTEDERQIRDHVRGWVEERYLPLVEKAYEEAYFPMEVIPEVAEMGLLGASLPEKYGAAGVSATAYGLAMQELERGDSGLRSFASVQGSLCMYPIYAYGNEEQRTRWLPRMAKGEIIGCFGLTEPDHGSDPSGMITRAKPVDGGYLLNGAKMWITSGTIAQLAVVWAKLADKGGGKEVIRGFLVDTQTKGFSAPEQKRKHSLRASVTSELILQEVFVPAENLLPNVEGLKGPLGCLSQARFGIAFGVVGAAMACFHSASEYSKARIMFGRPIGGFQLIQAKLAMMLTEITKAQLLCVQLGRMKERGTVTPAQVSLAKRNNCEIALHIAREARDILGANGITAEYPVMRHMCNLESVYTYEGTHNIHTLVLGEAVTGLPAYR from the coding sequence ATGTCCCGCTTCACGGGCGTGGATTTCTACGAGATCGATTCGCTCCTCACCGAGGACGAACGGCAGATCCGCGATCACGTGCGCGGCTGGGTCGAGGAGCGCTACCTCCCCCTGGTCGAGAAGGCCTACGAGGAGGCCTATTTCCCCATGGAAGTCATCCCCGAGGTCGCCGAGATGGGGCTGCTCGGCGCCAGCCTGCCCGAGAAGTACGGCGCCGCCGGGGTCTCGGCGACCGCCTACGGGCTCGCGATGCAGGAGCTGGAGCGCGGCGACTCGGGACTCCGCTCGTTCGCGTCGGTCCAGGGCTCGCTGTGCATGTACCCGATCTACGCCTACGGGAACGAGGAGCAGCGCACGCGCTGGCTGCCGAGAATGGCGAAAGGGGAGATCATCGGCTGCTTCGGTCTCACCGAGCCGGATCACGGTTCCGATCCCAGCGGCATGATCACGCGGGCCAAGCCGGTGGACGGCGGTTACCTGCTCAACGGCGCCAAGATGTGGATCACCAGCGGCACGATCGCGCAGCTCGCGGTGGTGTGGGCGAAGCTCGCCGACAAGGGCGGCGGCAAGGAAGTGATCCGCGGCTTCCTGGTCGACACCCAGACCAAGGGCTTCTCGGCGCCGGAACAGAAACGCAAACACTCGCTGCGCGCATCGGTCACCAGCGAGTTGATCCTTCAGGAGGTGTTCGTGCCGGCCGAAAATCTCCTGCCCAACGTCGAGGGACTGAAAGGTCCGCTCGGCTGCCTCTCGCAGGCTCGCTTCGGCATCGCGTTCGGCGTGGTGGGCGCGGCGATGGCCTGCTTCCACTCGGCGAGCGAGTACTCGAAGGCGCGCATCATGTTCGGAAGGCCGATCGGCGGCTTTCAGCTGATCCAGGCCAAGCTGGCGATGATGCTGACCGAGATCACCAAGGCGCAGTTGCTGTGCGTGCAGCTCGGTCGCATGAAGGAGCGCGGCACGGTGACGCCCGCGCAGGTGTCGCTGGCCAAGCGCAACAATTGCGAGATCGCGCTCCACATCGCGCGCGAGGCGCGCGACATCCTCGGCGCCAACGGCATCACCGCCGAGTACCCGGTCATGCGTCACATGTGCAACCTCGAGTCGGTGTACACCTACGAGGGCACGCACAACATCCACACGCTGGTGCTGGGCGAGGCCGTCACCGGACTCCCCGCCTATCGCTGA